GGACTTCTTCAACCACGGTCGCGTCGCCGTCGCCGGCCACGGCCTCGGCATCGCCGCGGCCGCGATCGAGGAGGCCTGGGCGTTCACTCACGACCGCGAGGAGTTCGGACGGACGATCAGCGAGTTCCAGTCGGTTCAGCACGGCCTCGCGGACATGCTGGTCGAGTTCGAGAGCGCTCGGACGCTCACCTGGCGCGCCCGCGAGAAGGTCGCGACCGAGGACAACGCGGGCTACTGGGCGGCGATGGCGAAGACGAAGGCGACCGAGACGGCCGTCGACGTCGCGGAGCAGGGGATGCAGTTCCACGGCGGCCGCTCGATCCTGGACGAGCGCCGGATCGCGCGCGTCTACCGCGACGCCCGAATCCCGGTCATCTACGAGGGTGCGAACGAAATCCAGCGCAACCTGATATACGGCCAGGCACCCTGAGTCGCCGACTCGCCGCCGGTCGAGGACCAGTTCGTCGCTTCCTCGAGGTGCCGCCGGCCCGAGACGGACCCAGTTGGCCGTCGACGTTCCGTCGCCGTCCGTGACTCTTCGGAAACGATCGCACTGCGGACCGATTGGTCGAAAGAACAATCCCGTTCGACAACATTCGTACTGGCAGACCCGCGACCGTCGTGAGAGAGATGCATTCAGCCAGACCCACACCGCTATGAGCCGGCCACGCGTGCTCTGCGTGAGCAGCGATCGCTCGACGCGAGCGACGATCACGCTGTCGTTGACGGACGCGCCCGTCGACGTCATCATCGCGCCGCGATTCGTCGACGCGGTCGACCGGATCAATCACGAGCCGATCGACGCGGTCGTCATCGATTCGAGAACGATCGCGAACGCCGCGGCGCTCGTCGACGCGGTCGACGCCGAGACGCCGACGATCGTCTACCAGGAGACGGACGGCGATACCGGCGCCGTCCTGACTCGAGTCAACGGTCACACGGACGACGCCGAGTCAGCGACGGAGCTGGCGAACACGATCACCGAGCATATCGCGGCGGGAACGAGCGCCGAACTGCCGACCGCGCTCGACTCGGATACCGACCGGAACGTCGCCGCGGTCCGCGACCTCCCCGACGACCTCGAGCGGCTCGTGAGCCGGGTGCGGAGCCGTCTGGTCGACGCTACCTCACCGCTTACCGTCGAACGAGCCCTCCGCGAGGAGTTGACGGCCGGCGACCGGTTCGCGTTCGCCTGGGTCGGTGAGTACGACCGCGGTGAGCGCGCGATCATCCCGTGGCTGTCCGACCCCGACGTGATAGAGTGGCCGCTCCAGCGAACCTTCGGGATCGGCGGCGGTGAGTACCCGCTGCTCGAGCGAGCGATGCGAACCCGAGACCTGCAGTACCGACGGTACGACCGGGACGATAGCGACGCCGTCCCGTTCGGCGGTCGCGCCGTCGAGCGCGGTGCCCGGTCGGTCGCGGTCGCGCCCCTCGCCGCGAACGGCGAACTGTACGGCGTGGCCGTCGTCTACGCGACGGACCCGATCGCCGAGCGCGAACGGGACGCGATCAGGGCGATCGTCGCGGCCGCGTCCCACGTCCTCGAGACGATCGCCCTCCGTGGCCGACTCGAACAGCAAGAACGGACGTTGCATCGGTACGAGCGCCTCGTCGAGACGGCGGGTGACGGAATGTACGTGCTCGACGACGCGGGTCACCTCATGACCGTCAACGACGCCCTCGTCGAGATGACCGGCTTCAGCCGCGAGGGGCTGCTCGGCGAACACGCGTCGATTCTGTTCGACCGCGAGGACGTCGAAGCCGGCACGGACATCATTCGATCGCTCCTCCAGCGCGGCGGGGGGACGGACACGCTCGAACTGAATCTCGAGACGAAAGCCGGCGGGACGATCCCCTGCGAAGCCCAGATCGCCGTCCTCGTCCCAGACGGGGAGTTTTTCGGCTCGGTCGGCGTGCTGCGGGACGTCACCGAACGGAAACGCCGCGAACGGAAACTCCGCGAACGCAACGAGCGACTCGACGCCTTCGCTCGGATCGTCAGTCACGACCTCCGGAACCCGCTCGGCGTCGCCCAGGGCTACCTCGAACTCCTCGAGGAGACCAACGACACCGAGTACGCCGAGAAAATCCACGACGGACTCGACCGGATGGAGTCGATCATCGAGGACGTACTGGCCATCGCCCGCGACGGCGACTGGGCGGCCGAAACCGAGCCCGTCGACCTCGAGTCGCTCGCTCGGGAGGCCTGGGATCACGTTTCGACCGGCAGCGTGACGCTCTCCATCCCGGCGACGACGACGCTGGATGCCGATCGCTCGCGGCTCCTGCGGCTCCTCGAGAACTGCTTCCGCAACAGCCTCGAGCACGGCGTCACGACCGAGTCCGTTCGGGTCGGCCCGCTCGAAACGACGGAGAACGGCGCGAGCAGTCGAGGATTCTACATCGAGGACGACGGAGAGGGGCTTTCCGAAGAGCTCAGAGAGCAGGTCTTCGATCGGTCGGTCTCGTCGTCGACGGAAGGGCTGGGAATCGGGCTGTGGATCGTCAGAGAAGTCGCTACCGGACACGGATGGTCGGTCGTCGCGACCGAAAGCGACACGGGAGGGGCACGCTTCGAGTTCGAAACCGAGGCTCAGTTCTCCGACTGAAGGTCCTGGAACGCGCCGACGAAATCGTCGTGAGAGGACATGCTCGAGACCGTCTCGTCGACCCGCCGCTCGAGGTCGTCGATGTGGTTGCGGAGCTCCTGATACTCCTCGTTGTCCGCGAGTTCACGATCGGCCTTTTCGGACTCCAGAAGCGCCTTCTTCGAGACGAGCGCGTAGTACTCCTGAATGTCGGACTCGTAGTCGGATCGGCCGGCGACGTCGTCGACCATCTCGGCGAGTTCGTCCCTCGAGACCGGCTTGACGAGGTAGTCGTCGAAGCCCATCTCGATGATGTCGAAGTCCGGATCCACCGCCGTCACCATGACGACCCGGGAATCGTACCCTCGCTCGCGGATCTGTTCGAGGACTTCGTCGCCGGAGAGCCCCGGCATCCGCCGGTCCAGCAGTACGACTTCGACGGAGTCGGTCATCTTCTCGAGCGCTTCCTCCCCGTCGTATGCCGTCTCGACGGCCCATTCCCCTTGGAGCCACGCGGCGAACAGGTCCGCGAGGCGAGCCTCGTCGTCGACGACGAGTACCTCGAGCCCGTCACTCATCGGGTAACCCCTCCATTCTCTTCATCGATTACAGCCACGCGTCACCAATGGTACCTATGGGTCATAAATCTCGCGACCAAATATAATATTTCGGTAACGTGCGGCGATGAAACACGAACATATATCCAGTATTGATTGTAGAACGGAACGCGGCGTGGTACTTCGTCGCATCGATCTTCCACCGACTGTCGGACTCGAACGCCGGCTCCGTTCCGAACGGGTCGCTTCGCTCGTCTTTCGACGGGCGCTTACTTTCCTTCGAACGCCGGCTCCTCGTCTCCCATGAAGGCCGTGATACCCTCCATCAGATCGTCGGTCGCCATCAGGTGGCCGAACGCGGATGCTTCGTACTCGAGACCCGCCTCCGTGTCGTCGCGGCCGGCCAGCATCGCGCGTTTGGTGAACCGCTGGGCGATCGGCGGACCGCCGGCGAGGTCGGTCGCCAGTTCGAGGGCGCGATCCTCGAGGTCGTCGTTGTCGACGAGTTCGTTGACGAAGCCGTAGTCGACCATCGTCTCGGCGTCGTAGCGCTCGGCGGTGAGGATAATTTCCTTCGCGCGCCCCTCACCGACGATGTGTTTGAGCCGCTGCGTCCCGCCCCAGCCGGGAATGAGTCCGAGGTCGAGTTCGGGCTGGCCGAACTCGGAGCGCTCGCTCGCGACCCGCAGGTCGGCACAGGTCGCCAGTTCCATCCCGCCGCCGAGACAGAAGCCGTCGATCCCGGCGACCACGGGCATGTCACAGGCCTCGAGTTGGCCGAACGTCGACTGGCCGAGCCGCGAGAGCTCCTGTCCCTCGAGCGGGTCCGCCCCGCTGCCGGCCATGCTCTGGACGTCGGCACCGGCCGAGAACGCCTTCTCGCCTTCGCCGGTGATCAGCAGCGCGCGAACCTCGTCGTCGTCCTCGAGCCGGTCGACCGCCGCCGACAGCTCCTCGAGCAGGTCGTCACTGATCGTGTTCATCCGGTGTGGTCGGTCGATGACGACGTGACCGACCATGTCGCCGGGTCGCTCGATGCGGATCGTCTCGAAGTCGACCGCGTCCGACGCCTCGTCGGCGTCGTAGAACCCGCCCTCGTCGGCCCGCTCCGCGAGGTAGTCTGCGGGCGCGTAGCGCTCGTGGCCGGTCTCCTCGTAGGCCTCCTCGAGCGCCTCGTGCAGCGTCGCGAGGCCGTAGTCGTCGACCAGTTTGACCGGGCCGTCGGGGAAGCCGGCCCCGAGCTTGACCGCCTCGTCGATCGATTCCGGCGGGGCGACGTCGCCGCCGATCAGCTTCGCGGCCTCGTTGGCCATCGTCGCGAGCAGTCGTTCCTTGACGAACTCGGACTGCTGGTCGGTGGGAATCTGGACGCCGTCGCCGTCCTCGTAATCGTAGAAGCCCTTGCCGGTCTTCTTCCCGAGCTCCTCGTTCTCGACCTTCTGCTCGAGCAGCGGGGCCGGCTCGTAGGCACCACCGAGCACCTCGTTCATGTACTCGAGGACGTGATAGCTGACGTCGTTACCGACCTGGTCGCCGAGTTCGAAGCTCCCCATCGGTAGCCCCATATCGTATTTCGTCGTCGAGTCGACCTCGGCGATCGTCGCCTCGTCGTCGCTGACGAGCCACGCGGCCTCGTTCATCAGCGGCACGAGGATTCGGTTGACGATGAAGCCGGGCGAGTCCTTGTGGACTCTCACCGGTGCCTTGTCGAGGTCCTCGGCGAGCGCTTCCGTGACTGCGAGCGTCTCTTCCGCGCTTTCCGCACCCGAAATCACCTCGACGAGGGGCATCCGGACCGGCGGGTTGAAAAAGTGCATCCCGCAGAACTGCTCGGGGCGTTCGGTCACGTCCGCGAGTTCGGTGATCGAGAGGCTCGAGGTGTTCGTCGCGAAGATCGTCCGATCGGGGGCGTACTCCTCGAGTTCGCCGTAAACGTCCTTCTTGATCTCCATCTGCTCCGGGACCGCCTCGATGACGAAGTCGGCGTCGCCGACGGCTTCTTCCATATCGACCAGCGGCGTCACGCGGTCCAGGGCGGCGTCGGCTGCTTCCTGAGTGAGCTGGTCGTTTTCGGCGAGTTTGTTCAGCGACCACTCGATCTGCTCGTAGCCGTTCTGGACGAACTCGTCCTTGATATCGCGCATATTCACGTCGTAGCCCGCCATTGCGGCGACCTCTGCGATACCGTGGCCCATGTTTCCTGCACCCAGAACTGCGATGGTGTTGATATCCTCCAAGTCCATGCCCAAAAATCCTATTTGCACCCGTTTCAACGTTTCCCTCTCCCGTATCAAAAACTGTAGTTCTGTTTACTCTCGGTTACAAAGTTCTTTACCGCTTCGATAGTAACGGACGTTCATGGAATTCGGACTCAGCGAAGAACAACAGCAGATCCGCCAGGAGGTCCGCCGATTTGCCGAAAACGAGATCGAGCCGAACGCCGAAAAGTACGACACCGAGGAGAAATTCCCCCACGAGGTCGTCGACAAGGCCGCGGAGATGGGCCTGGTCGGTTCCACGATCCCCATCGAGTACGGCGGAGCCGGCTACTCGACGCTCGAGTCGGTCATCATCGCCGAGGAACTGTTCTCGTACGACCCGGGCATCGCGCTCTCGATCATGGCCTGTTCGTTCGGGACCGAGGCCATCCGCGAGTTCGGGACAGAAGACCAGAAGGAGCGCTTCCTAGAGCCCGTCGCGACCGGCGAGAAGATCTCGGGCGCGGCGATTTCCGAACCCGACACCGGTTCGGACGTCTCCTCCGTTTCGACCCGCGCCGAGAAGGACGGCGACGAGTGGGTGATCAACGGCAACAAGATGTGGATCACCAACGGCAGCGTCGGCGACTTCTTCGTCGCGCTCTGTAAGACCAACCCCGACGCCGAGAGCCGCTACGACGGCTTCAGTCAGATCGTCGTCGAGGCCGACCGCGACGGCTTCAGCGCGGACAAGATCACCGGCAAGCTCGGTATCCGCGCCTCCGACACCGCCGAACTCATCTTCGACGATGTCCGCGTCCCCGAGGAGAACCTCATCGGCGACGAGGACGCCGCCTTCCTCCAGCAGATGCACTTCTTCGACGCCACCCGGACCGGCGTCGCCGCACAGGGACTCGGCATCGCGAAGGGCGCACTCGAGGCCGCCCTCGAGTACGCCGAGGACCGCGAGCAGTTCGGCCAGTCCATCTCGGAGTTCCAGGCGATCCAGCACAAGCTCGCGGAGATGGCCACCGAGACCGAGGCCGCGCGCAACCTGACCTACAAGGCCGCCTGGAACGTCGACCAGGGCAACGACATCACCAAGCTCGCCTCGATGGCCAAGGAGTACGCCTCCCGGGTCGCCGTCGAGGTCTCCAACGAGGCCGTCCAGATCCACGGCGGGGCCGGCTACGTCAACGACTTCCCCGTCGAGCGGTTCTACCGCGACTCCAAGATCACCCAGATCTACGAGGGGACCACCGAGATCCAGAAGAACGTCATCGCCCGCGAGCTGCTGAACGACTGACGAGCGAAATTTTCCACTTCGGTCGCGGCTTCGCCGCTCCCTCGGCAAAATTTTCGACAGAGCGCCGCGCGCTCTGTTGGACTGGGCGATTCCGTCGGCATCGCTTGCAGTCGGCGCGAAGCGCCGCGCTCTCGACCATCGTCTTTTCGCTACGGTATTCTCAGACGACCACGATCACGAGCGACAGCGCGACGAAGACCACGTGCGCGAAGACGTGACCGATCATGGCGGCCTCGAGACTCCGCTGCCAGAACAGCCAGCCGAACGCGAGCCCGCCGATGGCGTTGCCGGCGACGATCCACGCCACGACGTCAGCGCTGAGACCGCCGTAGAGACTCGCCGCGGCCGGCAGGTGGCCGATCCCGAAGACGACCGCCGCGACGACGACCGCCGTTGCCATCAGTCGCGCGGAGGGGGCGTCCGTCCCGCGGCCCACTGTCCGCCAGAGACCGAACGCGACGAGCGACATGACTCCCCAGCGCAGGAGCAGTTCTTCGGTCAGCCCGCCGTAGAGAAACCGGACCGGAACGCTCGCGAGGACCGCGCCGACGGTCGCGTCGCTCCCACCCGCGCCGGCCGGGGCCGCGGGTGCGAAGACGGCCTCCGCGAGGACGATCGCGACCCCCGCCGCAGCGCCGAGTCCGGCCGCGATCGGTAGTTCGGCTCGCAGTCGCGACCCGATCGGTGTTCCCGCGGACACGCGCTCGAGGAGGTGCGAGCGGAGACCGAGCCGCGGTGCCGTATACAGTCCGACGAGTACCGCGATGGCCAGCAGGATCGACGACTGCACCAGGGCCGCGGCAACGAGGATCGCGGTCGGCACGTCCGGTGCCTCCGGCAGGGTCTCGAGTTGCGAGGGCGTCGTGGCCGCTAGCGCGATGATACCGAGGAAGCCGACTGCGAACAGGACGCCGAACCGTCGACCGGTGATCCCCAGCGAACTCGCCCCGTCCGACTCCCGGTTCTCGTGTGCGTGAGTGTCCACGGTACAGAATGTACTCTCGAAACGATAAAGGCTGCTTCGCGGTCGGAACCGTCCCGAGGAACGAGACGAGAGCGAGAAACCCCTTTGTCGCGTCGCACCCTTCCTCTCGGTATGAGAGAGTTCGTCTTCGCCCTCGAGTACGAACCCGGGCACAACAGAGTGGCGGACGTCCTCGCCGACCACCCCGACGCCCGGGTCCGCTCGCTGTCGCTGCACGCCACCGACGAGCGCCTCTGGCGAGTCGACCACGCCACGGGCACGCCGGCGGCCCTCGTGGACATCGAGGACGTCTTCCTCAACAGCGACTACTACGCCGACTGCCTCGCGACCGAGGACTGCGGCGCGACCCAGACCACGCGGGTCCTCGACCGCACCGACGACACGCTCGTTCTCTACTCCGACTGGGAACGCACCGCCGACTGCGCCTCCGTCCCCCACATCGCCCGCGACCACCTTGGCGACGGCCTGCTGTTCGAGACGCGTCACGAGGGACGCCACTACACGTGGCGCATCGTCCACTCCGGCGAGGGCGATGCGGCGGCGTTCTTCGACGACCTCGAGGCGGCGGTCGGCGACTGCGCCCGGATGGAGATGCTCCGGACGGCGGACGCCGCATCGACGGGGAACGCGAAGGGAGCGGGAAGCGGACTCTCCACCGAACAGGAGGCTGCGCTCCGGGCCGCCGTCGAACACGGCTACTACGAGTCGCCTCGCGAGGTCGACGTCGGCGAACTCGCCGAGCACCTCGACGTCCCCCGGTCGACGCTCACCTATCGGCTCCGCCGGGCCGAAGAACGCCTGGCCAAGGGGTACGTCGCGGGTGAGCAACTGGCCGACGGGCCGTCGACGCCGCTCTAGCGATTCCGCGGTCGTTGGAATATTCCAACGAAGGCTTATCGAACTGACGCCCGTACCTTCGGGGTGATGACTGACGACTCGAGCGCGACGACACGGTCGAGCGGGGGCGGGCAGCGACGGGAGCTGACCGCCCAACTCACCGTCCCCGAGATGGACTGTCCGTCCTGTGCGGGCAAGGTCGACAAGAGCCTCCAGCGCGTCGACGGGATCGTCGACACGACCCTGCAGCCGACCACCGGGACGGCCAGCGTCACGTACGACCCCGACCGTGCCAGCGAGGCCGACGTGGTCGCGGCGATCGAAGGTGCCGGCTACGAGGTCGTCGGGGGGAGAGACGGCGACGACGAGACGAACGAGTCGGAGCCGGGCTCGGGCGGTGTGGACGTCGCACCGCCGTCCGAGGTCTGGACGAGTCCCCGCGCGAAGAAGACGTGGCTCGGCGCGGTGTTCGTCACCCTCGGACTGTTCGTCGAGTTCCTCCTGACGGGCGGGAACGTCGCGGTGGCGAGCGTCCTCGAGTATCCGCTCCACGTCGCGGATCTCCTCTTCCTCGGGGCGACCGCCGTCAGCGGCGTCCCCGTCGTCCGGAGCGGCTACTACTCCGCGAAGAACCGGAGCCTCGACATCGACCTCTTGATGGGGACGGCGATCATCGCCGCGACCGGCATCGGCTACTTCGTCGAGGCCGCCACGCTGGCCGTCCTGTTCAGCGTCGCCGAACTGCTCGAGGACTACGCCATGGACAGGGCGCGGGACTCCCTGCGCGAACTGATGGAGCTTTCCCCGGACGAGGCCACAGTTGTACGCGACGGCGAGGAGGTGACCGTCGACGCGGACGACGTGGCGGTCGGCGAGACCGTCGTCGTTCGACCCGGGGACAAGATCCCGCTCGACGGCACGGTCCGCGAGGGCGAGAGCGCGGTCGACGAATCGCCGATCACCGGCGAGAGCGTCCCAGTCGACAAGTCGACTGGTGACGAGGTGTACGCCGGTGCCATCAACGAGGATGGCTACCTCGAGGTCGAGGTCACCTCGACGGCGGGCGACTCGACGCTCTCGCGGATCATCGAGATGGTACAGGGTGCACAGGCCGAGCAGACCGAGACCGAGCAGTTCGTCGACCGGTTCGCGGGCTACTACACGCCGGTCGTGGTGGTGTTCGCGATTCTGACCGCCGCCGTTCCGCCGCTGGTCATCGGCGATCCCGTCACCGCGGGCGTCGCCGGCTACGAACTCGCGTTCGCCGGTGACTGGGGGACGTGGTTCGTTCGCGGCCTCACGTTGCTGGTGATCGCCTGTCCGTGCGCGTTCGTCATCTCGACGCCCGTCTCCGTGGTTTCGGGCGTCACCAGCGCCGCGAAGAACGGCGTCCTGATCAAGGGCGGCAACTACCTCGAGGCGATGGGCGAGGTCGACGCCGTCGCCATCGACAAGACCGGCACGCTCACGAAGGGCGAACTCGCCGTTACCGACGTCGTCCCGGTCGGCGAGACCGACGAGGTGACGCTGCTTCGCCGTGCCGCCGGACTCGAGCGGCGGAGCGAGCATCCCATCGCCGCGGCGATCCTCGCCCGCGCCGAGGAAGCGGGTGCGAGCGAGGTGCCCGAGCCGACGGGGTTCGAGAGCCTGACCGGCAAGGGAATTCGTGGGGAGATCGACGGCGAAACGTACTACGTGGGCAAGCCCGCGCTGTTCGAGGAGCTCGGCTTCGACCTCTCGCGAGCTCGCTCGTCGGACCCGCGCTCCGACGGCGGTGCTGTACCCGAGGGCGAAATCGGAACCGCGGACCGAGCGTTGGCCGGTGACACCCTCGCCACGCTCGAACGGGAGGGCAAGACGGTCGTCCTCGTCGGGACGGCGACGGAACTGCTGGGTGCTATCGCGATCGCAGACGAGGTGCGCCCCGCCTCGAGGCGGGCGGTCGAGCGCCTGCACGAACTCGGCGTGAAGCGCGTCGTAATGTTGACCGGCGACAACGAGGGGACGGCGCGGGCGATCGCCGAGCAGGTCGGCGTCGACGAGTACCGCGCCGAACTCCTGCCCGACGAGAAGGTCGCGGCCGTCGAGGAACTGCAGGCGGCGGACGGCGAGGTCGCGATGGTCGGCGACGGCATCAACGATGCGCCCGCGCTCGCGACCG
The Natrinema salaciae genome window above contains:
- a CDS encoding HalX domain-containing protein, whose translation is MSDGLEVLVVDDEARLADLFAAWLQGEWAVETAYDGEEALEKMTDSVEVVLLDRRMPGLSGDEVLEQIRERGYDSRVVMVTAVDPDFDIIEMGFDDYLVKPVSRDELAEMVDDVAGRSDYESDIQEYYALVSKKALLESEKADRELADNEEYQELRNHIDDLERRVDETVSSMSSHDDFVGAFQDLQSEN
- a CDS encoding CPBP family glutamic-type intramembrane protease, with product MDTHAHENRESDGASSLGITGRRFGVLFAVGFLGIIALAATTPSQLETLPEAPDVPTAILVAAALVQSSILLAIAVLVGLYTAPRLGLRSHLLERVSAGTPIGSRLRAELPIAAGLGAAAGVAIVLAEAVFAPAAPAGAGGSDATVGAVLASVPVRFLYGGLTEELLLRWGVMSLVAFGLWRTVGRGTDAPSARLMATAVVVAAVVFGIGHLPAAASLYGGLSADVVAWIVAGNAIGGLAFGWLFWQRSLEAAMIGHVFAHVVFVALSLVIVVV
- a CDS encoding 3-hydroxyacyl-CoA dehydrogenase/enoyl-CoA hydratase family protein: MDLEDINTIAVLGAGNMGHGIAEVAAMAGYDVNMRDIKDEFVQNGYEQIEWSLNKLAENDQLTQEAADAALDRVTPLVDMEEAVGDADFVIEAVPEQMEIKKDVYGELEEYAPDRTIFATNTSSLSITELADVTERPEQFCGMHFFNPPVRMPLVEVISGAESAEETLAVTEALAEDLDKAPVRVHKDSPGFIVNRILVPLMNEAAWLVSDDEATIAEVDSTTKYDMGLPMGSFELGDQVGNDVSYHVLEYMNEVLGGAYEPAPLLEQKVENEELGKKTGKGFYDYEDGDGVQIPTDQQSEFVKERLLATMANEAAKLIGGDVAPPESIDEAVKLGAGFPDGPVKLVDDYGLATLHEALEEAYEETGHERYAPADYLAERADEGGFYDADEASDAVDFETIRIERPGDMVGHVVIDRPHRMNTISDDLLEELSAAVDRLEDDDEVRALLITGEGEKAFSAGADVQSMAGSGADPLEGQELSRLGQSTFGQLEACDMPVVAGIDGFCLGGGMELATCADLRVASERSEFGQPELDLGLIPGWGGTQRLKHIVGEGRAKEIILTAERYDAETMVDYGFVNELVDNDDLEDRALELATDLAGGPPIAQRFTKRAMLAGRDDTEAGLEYEASAFGHLMATDDLMEGITAFMGDEEPAFEGK
- a CDS encoding helix-turn-helix domain-containing protein, yielding MREFVFALEYEPGHNRVADVLADHPDARVRSLSLHATDERLWRVDHATGTPAALVDIEDVFLNSDYYADCLATEDCGATQTTRVLDRTDDTLVLYSDWERTADCASVPHIARDHLGDGLLFETRHEGRHYTWRIVHSGEGDAAAFFDDLEAAVGDCARMEMLRTADAASTGNAKGAGSGLSTEQEAALRAAVEHGYYESPREVDVGELAEHLDVPRSTLTYRLRRAEERLAKGYVAGEQLADGPSTPL
- a CDS encoding acyl-CoA dehydrogenase family protein, with product MEFGLSEEQQQIRQEVRRFAENEIEPNAEKYDTEEKFPHEVVDKAAEMGLVGSTIPIEYGGAGYSTLESVIIAEELFSYDPGIALSIMACSFGTEAIREFGTEDQKERFLEPVATGEKISGAAISEPDTGSDVSSVSTRAEKDGDEWVINGNKMWITNGSVGDFFVALCKTNPDAESRYDGFSQIVVEADRDGFSADKITGKLGIRASDTAELIFDDVRVPEENLIGDEDAAFLQQMHFFDATRTGVAAQGLGIAKGALEAALEYAEDREQFGQSISEFQAIQHKLAEMATETEAARNLTYKAAWNVDQGNDITKLASMAKEYASRVAVEVSNEAVQIHGGAGYVNDFPVERFYRDSKITQIYEGTTEIQKNVIARELLND
- a CDS encoding heavy metal translocating P-type ATPase, which translates into the protein MTDDSSATTRSSGGGQRRELTAQLTVPEMDCPSCAGKVDKSLQRVDGIVDTTLQPTTGTASVTYDPDRASEADVVAAIEGAGYEVVGGRDGDDETNESEPGSGGVDVAPPSEVWTSPRAKKTWLGAVFVTLGLFVEFLLTGGNVAVASVLEYPLHVADLLFLGATAVSGVPVVRSGYYSAKNRSLDIDLLMGTAIIAATGIGYFVEAATLAVLFSVAELLEDYAMDRARDSLRELMELSPDEATVVRDGEEVTVDADDVAVGETVVVRPGDKIPLDGTVREGESAVDESPITGESVPVDKSTGDEVYAGAINEDGYLEVEVTSTAGDSTLSRIIEMVQGAQAEQTETEQFVDRFAGYYTPVVVVFAILTAAVPPLVIGDPVTAGVAGYELAFAGDWGTWFVRGLTLLVIACPCAFVISTPVSVVSGVTSAAKNGVLIKGGNYLEAMGEVDAVAIDKTGTLTKGELAVTDVVPVGETDEVTLLRRAAGLERRSEHPIAAAILARAEEAGASEVPEPTGFESLTGKGIRGEIDGETYYVGKPALFEELGFDLSRARSSDPRSDGGAVPEGEIGTADRALAGDTLATLEREGKTVVLVGTATELLGAIAIADEVRPASRRAVERLHELGVKRVVMLTGDNEGTARAIAEQVGVDEYRAELLPDEKVAAVEELQAADGEVAMVGDGINDAPALATAEVGIAMGAAGTDTALETADIALMGDDVGKLPYLYELSHTANGVIRQNVWASLAVKALLALGVPLGLVSVALAVVVGDMGMSLGVTGNAMRLANVHPELSADPESGGGGR
- a CDS encoding sensor histidine kinase; translated protein: MSRPRVLCVSSDRSTRATITLSLTDAPVDVIIAPRFVDAVDRINHEPIDAVVIDSRTIANAAALVDAVDAETPTIVYQETDGDTGAVLTRVNGHTDDAESATELANTITEHIAAGTSAELPTALDSDTDRNVAAVRDLPDDLERLVSRVRSRLVDATSPLTVERALREELTAGDRFAFAWVGEYDRGERAIIPWLSDPDVIEWPLQRTFGIGGGEYPLLERAMRTRDLQYRRYDRDDSDAVPFGGRAVERGARSVAVAPLAANGELYGVAVVYATDPIAERERDAIRAIVAAASHVLETIALRGRLEQQERTLHRYERLVETAGDGMYVLDDAGHLMTVNDALVEMTGFSREGLLGEHASILFDREDVEAGTDIIRSLLQRGGGTDTLELNLETKAGGTIPCEAQIAVLVPDGEFFGSVGVLRDVTERKRRERKLRERNERLDAFARIVSHDLRNPLGVAQGYLELLEETNDTEYAEKIHDGLDRMESIIEDVLAIARDGDWAAETEPVDLESLAREAWDHVSTGSVTLSIPATTTLDADRSRLLRLLENCFRNSLEHGVTTESVRVGPLETTENGASSRGFYIEDDGEGLSEELREQVFDRSVSSSTEGLGIGLWIVREVATGHGWSVVATESDTGGARFEFETEAQFSD